One Primulina huaijiensis isolate GDHJ02 chromosome 8, ASM1229523v2, whole genome shotgun sequence genomic region harbors:
- the LOC140983484 gene encoding VAN3-binding protein: MGSAQVPVWKRNVSEWLQCVHHEDDEVKGKSSLPVITEPETPNEPMEFLSRSWSLSANEISKALAKKQMPPEFGSSLVAIQETATAKQYSGKVMKPVKAETSSGAIGRLLFQHKESCNSGKMVKKKDKARMENAHMHSVVSVAGLAAALAAATATENAKGSSSKMSMALASATQLLASYCIELAEISGVDHQRVASIVKSSVGTCTASDLLTFTAAAATALRGEAALKARLPQEAKRSSAISPYEKGIIVAHSKVQEEYIPCEGDLLQHTQQGGLRWKHVSVFINKKCQVTIRLKSKHVGGAFSKKKESILYEVIDESDGWPFKKERDNLELYFGVKTSQGLMEFKCKTKIHRQKWVEGIQSIIHRRSR; the protein is encoded by the exons ATGGGTAGCGCTCAAGTTCCAGTATGGAAAAGGAATGTTTCGGAATGGCTTCAGTGTGTACATCATGAGGACGATGAAGTCAAAGGCAAGTCCAGTTTACCTGTGATAACTGAGCCAGAAACACCCAATGAGCCAATGGAGTTCCTGTCCAGGTCTTGGAGTCTTTCTGCAAATGAAATATCCAAGGCACTTGCGAAAAAGCAGATGCCGCCTGAGTTTGGAAGCAGTTTAGTTGCGATTCAGGAGACAGCGACGGCGAAACAATAT TCAGGCAAGGTGATGAAGCCTGTAAAAGCTGAAACAAGTTCGGGTGCAATTGGAAGGCTCTTGTTTCAGCACAAGGAGTCATGTAATAGTGGTAAAATGGTGAAAAAGAAGGACAAGGCACGAATGGAAAATGCTCACATGCATTCTGTTGTCTCTGTTGCCGGACTAGCTGCAGCGCTGGCTGCTGCTACTGCAACTGAGAATGCCAAAGGTTCGAGCTCGAAAATGAGCATGGCATTGGCCTCAGCCACACAGCTCTTGGCCTCATACTGCATCGAGTTGGCTGAAATATCGGGAGTAGATCACCAGCGTGTGGCGTCCATAGTCAAATCATCAGTAGGCACTTGCACTGCAAGTGACCTGCTCACTTTCACAGCTGCTGCAGCGACCG CCTTGCGTGGAGAAGCAGCTCTGAAAGCAAGATTGCCCCAGGAAGCAAAGAGGAGTTCAGCCATAAGCCCATATGAGAAGGGCATAATAGTTGCTCACAGCAAAGTGCAGGAAGAATATATTCCTTGTGAAGGTGACTTGCTACAACACACCCAACAAG GTGGGTTAAGATGGAAACATGTCTCTGTATTCATCAACAAGAAATGCCAG GTAACAATAAGACTCAAGAGTAAACATGTTGGTGGTGCCTTCTccaaaaagaaagaaa GTATCTTGTACGAAGTGATTGATGAGAGTGATGGATGGCCATTCAAGAAAGAAAGGGACAACTTGGAATTGTACTTTGGTGTTAAAACCTCTCAGGGTCTGATGGAGTTCAAATGCAAGACAAAGATACACCGACAGAAGTGGGTGGAAGGTATTCAGAGCATTATCCACCGAAGAAGCCGATAA